Proteins encoded within one genomic window of Theobroma cacao cultivar B97-61/B2 chromosome 7, Criollo_cocoa_genome_V2, whole genome shotgun sequence:
- the LOC18593376 gene encoding heterogeneous nuclear ribonucleoprotein 1 isoform X2, whose product MMVIADKMESDLGKLFIGGISWDTDEERLKEYFRKYGEVVEAMIMRDRVTGRARGFGFVVFADPAVAERVIMDKHMIDGRTVEAKKAVPRDDQHILNRNVSSITGSPGPGRTKKIFVGGLASTVTEGDFKKYFDQFGSITDVVVMYDHNTQRPRGFGFITYDSEDAVDRVLHKTFHELNGKLVEVKRAVPKELSPGPSRSPMIGYNYGLSRAANFLNSYAQGYNLSPLGGFGVRMDGRFNPLASGRTGFPPFSTTGYGIGMNMEPGMSPSYGGSSNFGNGLGYGRIISPYYSGNSNRYNTPIGYGVGSGRNDSVLSSATRNVWGNGGLSNATNASSPGGYLGSGSGSFGSLGNSGVNWSPSPAQSGGNASGYTGSAGYGNADDNYGLGGVGYGRNGATVAAPTSSFAGSTGSFEGSYGDIYRSGSVYGDSTWRSATPDLDGSSSFSYGLGNISSDVAVRTSEDYVGSYSVASRQSNRDT is encoded by the exons ATGATGGTGATTGCAGATAAGATGGAATCAGATCTTGGTAAACTCTTCATTGGTGGGATATCTTGGGACACCGATGAGGAACGTCTCAAGGAGTATTTCAGGAAGTATGGGGAAGTGGTGGAAGCAATGATCATGAGAGATCGTGTCACAGGTCGTGCCCGTGGCTTCGGTTTCGTTGTCTTTGCTGATCCTGCTGTTGCTGAGAGGGTAATTATGGATAAGCATATGATTGATGGTCGCACG GTTGAGGCAAAGAAGGCTGTTCCTAGGGATGATCAACACATTCTAAACAGGAACGTGAGTAGCATTACTGGATCTCCTGGTCCTGGACGCacaaaaaagatttttgttgGAGGTTTAGCATCTACAGTCACCGAGGGTGACTTTAAGAAGTACTTTGATCAGTTTGGTTCAATTACTGATGTTGTGGTGATGTATGATCATAACACGCAGAGGCCGAGAGGGTTCGGCTTCATTACTTATGATTCAGAGGACGCGGTAGACAGAGTCCTGCATAAAACATTCCATGAACTCAACGGGAAATTGGTTGAGGTCAAGAGGGCAGTTCCTAAAGAACTATCTCCAGGCCCCAGCCGCAGCCCTATGATTGGATATAATTATGGCTTGAGTAGGGCTGCCAACTTCCTCAATAGTTACGCTCAGGGATATAATCTTAGCCCACTTGGAGGATTTGGAGTCAGGATGGATGGTAGGTTTAATCCTCTTGCTAGTGGTCGAACTGGGTTTCCTCCATTTAGTACCACTGGATATGGAATAGGTATGAATATGGAACCAGGAATGAGTCCAAGCTATGGTGGGAGTTCCAACTTTGGCAACGGTCTTGGATATGGGAGAATAATTAGTCCCTATTACAGTGGGAATTCAAACAGGTATAACACACCTATTGGCTATGGTGTAGGAAGTGGAAGAAATGATTCTGTTTTGAGCTCTGCTACTAGGAATGTCTGGGGAAATGGAGGCCTAAGCAATGCCACAAATGCTTCCAGCCCTGGTGGTTACTTGGGGTCTGGAAGTGGGAGTTTTGGTTCTTTAGGAAATAGTGGAGTAAATTGGAGCCCTTCTCCTGCACAAAGTGGAGGGAATGCTTCTGGCTATACTGGGAGTGCTGGTTATGGGAATGCTGATGATAACTATGGTTTGGGAGGGGTAGGATATGGAAGAAACGGTGCAACTGTTGCAGCTCCAACATCATCATTTGCTGGGTCAACTGGTAGTTTTGAGGGGTCCTATGGGGATATCTACCGCAGTGGTTCAGTTTATGGTGACTCAACTTGGCGGTCTGCAACTCCTGACTTAGATGGCTCTAGCTCATTCAGTTATGGGCTTGGCAATATATCTTCAGATGTTGCTGTGCGAACTTCTGAGGATTATGTTGGAAGTTACAGTGTTGCAAGTAGACAGTCTAATAGAG ATACTTGA
- the LOC18593376 gene encoding heterogeneous nuclear ribonucleoprotein 1 isoform X1, whose translation MMVIADKMESDLGKLFIGGISWDTDEERLKEYFRKYGEVVEAMIMRDRVTGRARGFGFVVFADPAVAERVIMDKHMIDGRTVEAKKAVPRDDQHILNRNVSSITGSPGPGRTKKIFVGGLASTVTEGDFKKYFDQFGSITDVVVMYDHNTQRPRGFGFITYDSEDAVDRVLHKTFHELNGKLVEVKRAVPKELSPGPSRSPMIGYNYGLSRAANFLNSYAQGYNLSPLGGFGVRMDGRFNPLASGRTGFPPFSTTGYGIGMNMEPGMSPSYGGSSNFGNGLGYGRIISPYYSGNSNRYNTPIGYGVGSGRNDSVLSSATRNVWGNGGLSNATNASSPGGYLGSGSGSFGSLGNSGVNWSPSPAQSGGNASGYTGSAGYGNADDNYGLGGVGYGRNGATVAAPTSSFAGSTGSFEGSYGDIYRSGSVYGDSTWRSATPDLDGSSSFSYGLGNISSDVAVRTSEDYVGSYSVASRQSNRGIAA comes from the exons ATGATGGTGATTGCAGATAAGATGGAATCAGATCTTGGTAAACTCTTCATTGGTGGGATATCTTGGGACACCGATGAGGAACGTCTCAAGGAGTATTTCAGGAAGTATGGGGAAGTGGTGGAAGCAATGATCATGAGAGATCGTGTCACAGGTCGTGCCCGTGGCTTCGGTTTCGTTGTCTTTGCTGATCCTGCTGTTGCTGAGAGGGTAATTATGGATAAGCATATGATTGATGGTCGCACG GTTGAGGCAAAGAAGGCTGTTCCTAGGGATGATCAACACATTCTAAACAGGAACGTGAGTAGCATTACTGGATCTCCTGGTCCTGGACGCacaaaaaagatttttgttgGAGGTTTAGCATCTACAGTCACCGAGGGTGACTTTAAGAAGTACTTTGATCAGTTTGGTTCAATTACTGATGTTGTGGTGATGTATGATCATAACACGCAGAGGCCGAGAGGGTTCGGCTTCATTACTTATGATTCAGAGGACGCGGTAGACAGAGTCCTGCATAAAACATTCCATGAACTCAACGGGAAATTGGTTGAGGTCAAGAGGGCAGTTCCTAAAGAACTATCTCCAGGCCCCAGCCGCAGCCCTATGATTGGATATAATTATGGCTTGAGTAGGGCTGCCAACTTCCTCAATAGTTACGCTCAGGGATATAATCTTAGCCCACTTGGAGGATTTGGAGTCAGGATGGATGGTAGGTTTAATCCTCTTGCTAGTGGTCGAACTGGGTTTCCTCCATTTAGTACCACTGGATATGGAATAGGTATGAATATGGAACCAGGAATGAGTCCAAGCTATGGTGGGAGTTCCAACTTTGGCAACGGTCTTGGATATGGGAGAATAATTAGTCCCTATTACAGTGGGAATTCAAACAGGTATAACACACCTATTGGCTATGGTGTAGGAAGTGGAAGAAATGATTCTGTTTTGAGCTCTGCTACTAGGAATGTCTGGGGAAATGGAGGCCTAAGCAATGCCACAAATGCTTCCAGCCCTGGTGGTTACTTGGGGTCTGGAAGTGGGAGTTTTGGTTCTTTAGGAAATAGTGGAGTAAATTGGAGCCCTTCTCCTGCACAAAGTGGAGGGAATGCTTCTGGCTATACTGGGAGTGCTGGTTATGGGAATGCTGATGATAACTATGGTTTGGGAGGGGTAGGATATGGAAGAAACGGTGCAACTGTTGCAGCTCCAACATCATCATTTGCTGGGTCAACTGGTAGTTTTGAGGGGTCCTATGGGGATATCTACCGCAGTGGTTCAGTTTATGGTGACTCAACTTGGCGGTCTGCAACTCCTGACTTAGATGGCTCTAGCTCATTCAGTTATGGGCTTGGCAATATATCTTCAGATGTTGCTGTGCGAACTTCTGAGGATTATGTTGGAAGTTACAGTGTTGCAAGTAGACAGTCTAATAGAG GAATTGCTGCCTAG
- the LOC18593376 gene encoding heterogeneous nuclear ribonucleoprotein 1 isoform X3: MESDLGKLFIGGISWDTDEERLKEYFRKYGEVVEAMIMRDRVTGRARGFGFVVFADPAVAERVIMDKHMIDGRTVEAKKAVPRDDQHILNRNVSSITGSPGPGRTKKIFVGGLASTVTEGDFKKYFDQFGSITDVVVMYDHNTQRPRGFGFITYDSEDAVDRVLHKTFHELNGKLVEVKRAVPKELSPGPSRSPMIGYNYGLSRAANFLNSYAQGYNLSPLGGFGVRMDGRFNPLASGRTGFPPFSTTGYGIGMNMEPGMSPSYGGSSNFGNGLGYGRIISPYYSGNSNRYNTPIGYGVGSGRNDSVLSSATRNVWGNGGLSNATNASSPGGYLGSGSGSFGSLGNSGVNWSPSPAQSGGNASGYTGSAGYGNADDNYGLGGVGYGRNGATVAAPTSSFAGSTGSFEGSYGDIYRSGSVYGDSTWRSATPDLDGSSSFSYGLGNISSDVAVRTSEDYVGSYSVASRQSNRGIAA; the protein is encoded by the exons ATGGAATCAGATCTTGGTAAACTCTTCATTGGTGGGATATCTTGGGACACCGATGAGGAACGTCTCAAGGAGTATTTCAGGAAGTATGGGGAAGTGGTGGAAGCAATGATCATGAGAGATCGTGTCACAGGTCGTGCCCGTGGCTTCGGTTTCGTTGTCTTTGCTGATCCTGCTGTTGCTGAGAGGGTAATTATGGATAAGCATATGATTGATGGTCGCACG GTTGAGGCAAAGAAGGCTGTTCCTAGGGATGATCAACACATTCTAAACAGGAACGTGAGTAGCATTACTGGATCTCCTGGTCCTGGACGCacaaaaaagatttttgttgGAGGTTTAGCATCTACAGTCACCGAGGGTGACTTTAAGAAGTACTTTGATCAGTTTGGTTCAATTACTGATGTTGTGGTGATGTATGATCATAACACGCAGAGGCCGAGAGGGTTCGGCTTCATTACTTATGATTCAGAGGACGCGGTAGACAGAGTCCTGCATAAAACATTCCATGAACTCAACGGGAAATTGGTTGAGGTCAAGAGGGCAGTTCCTAAAGAACTATCTCCAGGCCCCAGCCGCAGCCCTATGATTGGATATAATTATGGCTTGAGTAGGGCTGCCAACTTCCTCAATAGTTACGCTCAGGGATATAATCTTAGCCCACTTGGAGGATTTGGAGTCAGGATGGATGGTAGGTTTAATCCTCTTGCTAGTGGTCGAACTGGGTTTCCTCCATTTAGTACCACTGGATATGGAATAGGTATGAATATGGAACCAGGAATGAGTCCAAGCTATGGTGGGAGTTCCAACTTTGGCAACGGTCTTGGATATGGGAGAATAATTAGTCCCTATTACAGTGGGAATTCAAACAGGTATAACACACCTATTGGCTATGGTGTAGGAAGTGGAAGAAATGATTCTGTTTTGAGCTCTGCTACTAGGAATGTCTGGGGAAATGGAGGCCTAAGCAATGCCACAAATGCTTCCAGCCCTGGTGGTTACTTGGGGTCTGGAAGTGGGAGTTTTGGTTCTTTAGGAAATAGTGGAGTAAATTGGAGCCCTTCTCCTGCACAAAGTGGAGGGAATGCTTCTGGCTATACTGGGAGTGCTGGTTATGGGAATGCTGATGATAACTATGGTTTGGGAGGGGTAGGATATGGAAGAAACGGTGCAACTGTTGCAGCTCCAACATCATCATTTGCTGGGTCAACTGGTAGTTTTGAGGGGTCCTATGGGGATATCTACCGCAGTGGTTCAGTTTATGGTGACTCAACTTGGCGGTCTGCAACTCCTGACTTAGATGGCTCTAGCTCATTCAGTTATGGGCTTGGCAATATATCTTCAGATGTTGCTGTGCGAACTTCTGAGGATTATGTTGGAAGTTACAGTGTTGCAAGTAGACAGTCTAATAGAG GAATTGCTGCCTAG
- the LOC18593377 gene encoding protein TORNADO 1 — protein MASNQKFRDLQWFLQALETESLNLHSISFCLSQPVSGCYQETESSMNINISTDCLEYFSLILIVLGPAKNTLLSLRDLEFHCVEWELQQMQNLGELLDSNLNIKQLVFRQNRFNVDCLSEFSDFLKRNGAIKEVLFSESRIGTVGATFLASALKVNDCLEELQIWEDSIGSKGAEELSKMIEANSMLKLLTIFDSSSITATPLISAVLARNRAMEVHVWSGESGDKSSKVVEFLPESSTLRIYRIDVSGACRVACALGLNSTVTSFDMTGVRLKSRWAKEFRWVLEQNQSLKEVTLSKTCLKDKGVVYVAAGLFKNRHLERLHLDGNWFSGVGVEHLLCPLSRFSALQCQANITLRSVTFGGNRTKIGRDGLAAILQMLTTNETLTRLAIVDDQSMRPDDFFRIFKSLGKNASLRCLSLQGCKGVRGERVLQAIMETLQINPWIEDIDLARTPLHNTGKADAIYQRLGQNGKTEPETENDLLKDMPLTEPKSCRVFFCGQEYAGKTTLCNSISQNFSSSKLPYIDQVRTLVNPVEQAVGTVGMKIKTFKDEDTKISIWNLAGQHEFYSLHDLMFPGHGSASFFLIISSLFRKPGNREPKTPMEIEEDLQYWLRFIVSNSKRAVQQCMLPNVAVVLTHYDRVNQTSQNLNATVNSIQKLREKFNGYVDFYPTVFTVDARSSASVSKLTHHIRKTSKTILQRVPRVYQLCNDLIQILSDWRSGNYNKPAMKWKEFAELCQVKVPPLRIRSRHDNKEKIERRRRAVATCLHHIGEVIYFDELGFLILDCEWFCGEVLSQLIKLEVRRQSSAENGFISRKELEKILRGSLQSQIPGMGSKVFENLEANDLVKMMMKLELCYEQDPSDPNSLLLIPSILEEGRGKPQKWQLSSSDCLYAGRHLQCDDSSHMFLTPGFFPRLQVHLHNRIMALKNQHGATYSLEKYLISITINGIYIRIELGGQLGYYIDILACSTKNLTETLRLIQQLIVPAIQSLCHGVTLIENIMRPECAQNLIPPRYRKSQFVPLQQLKQALLSVPAESMYDYQHTWDSVSDSGRLILRAGFDLARDLLSDDDFREVLHRRYHDLYNLAVELQVPPENNPDEAENSLSNAVESDKVDPTFGGIAKGVETVLQRLKIIEQEIRDLKQEIQGLRYYEHRLLIELHRKVNYLVNFNVQVEGRKVPNMLYFVTTENYSRRLVTNIISGMTALRLHMLCEFRREMHVVEDQVGCEVMHIDNRAVKCLAPYMTKFMKLVTFALKIGAHLAAGMGNMIPDLSREVAHLADSSVMYGAAGAVAAGAAGTAAMGRINGIRNRNRTGDIQQDLRSAQQWVVDFLRDRRCSTGKDIADKFGLWRVRYRDDGHIAWICRRHMTIRANEIIEVPI, from the exons ATGGCATCAAACCAGAAGTTCAGAGATCTCCAATGGTTTCTGCAGGCATTGGAGACTGAAAGCCTTAACCTACACAGCATTTCCTTCTGCCTTTCTCAACCTGTTTCAGGCTGTTATCAAGAAACAGAAAGTTCCATGAACATAAACATTTCCACAGATTGCCTTGAGTATTTCTCCCTCATTCTTATAGTACTAGGACCAGCCAAAAACACCTTGCTGTCTCTCAGGGATTTGGAGTTTCACTGTGTTGAATGGGAATTACAACAAATGCAAAATCTTGGAGAGTTGTTAGATAGTAACTTAAACATCAAGCAACTCGTGTTTCGGCAGAACAGATTCAATGTAGATTGTTTATCAGAGTTTTCTGATTTTTTGAAGAGAAATGGAGCTATCAAGGAGGTTTTGTTCTCTGAATCACGTATTGGGACCGTTGGTGCTACATTTCTTGCCTCAGCTCTCAAGGTGAATGATTGCTTGGAAGAGTTACAGATATGGGAAGACTCCATTGGATCGAAAGGTGCTGAGGAGCTTTCAAAGATGATTGAAGCTAACTCAATGCTGAAGCTTTTGACAATTTTCGACTCAAGCTCGATCACAGCAACCCCTCTTATATCTGCTGTTTTAGCAAGGAATAGAGCCATGGAAGTCCATGTATGGAGTGGAGAAAGTGGAGATAAAAGTTCCAAGGTGGTTGAGTTTCTACCTGAGAGTAGCACACTTAGAATTTACAGGATCGATGTTTCAGGTGCTTGCAGGGTTGCTTGTGCTCTTGGTTTGAATTCGACTGTTACATCATTTGATATGACTGGAGTACGTCTGAAATCCCGGTGGGCTAAGGAGTTCAGGTGGGTTTTGGAGCAGAACCAAAGCCTGAAAGAGGTAACCTTGTCGAAAACTTGCCTTAAAGACAAGGGAGTTGTGTATGTAGCAGCTGGACTATTCAAGAACAGGCATTTGGAACGCCTGCATCTTGATGGAAACTGGTTCAGTGGGGTAGGTGTGGAGCATCTACTCTGCCCTTTGAGCAGGTTCTCTGCTTTGCAATGCCAAGCCAACATCACACTAAGGTCTGTGACATTCGGAGGAAATAGAACAAAAATAGGAAGAGATGGTCTTGCAGCCATATTGCAGATGTTAACAACCAATGAAACTTTGACTCGGCTAGCAATTGTTGATGATCAAAGTATGAGACCAGATGATTTTTTCAGAATCTTCAAGAGCTTAGGGAAGAATGCCAGTTTGAGGTGCTTGTCCTTACAAGGTTGCAAAGGGGTTAGAGGGGAGAGGGTGCTGCAGGCAATAATGGAGACACTACAAATAAATCCTTGGATCGAAGATATTGATCTTGCTAGAACACCACTGCATAATACAGGGAAGGCAGATGCAATTTACCAAAGATTGGGCCAGAATGGGAAGACTGAACCTGAAACTGAAAATGATTTGCTCAAGGACATGCCACTGACAGAGCCCAAGAGCTGTAGGGTATTCTTCTGCGGCCAAGAGTATGCAG GAAAGACAACACTTTGCAATTCAATATCACAGAATTTCTCTTCTTCAAAGCTTCCCTACATTGACCAAGTGAGGACCCTGGTAAATCCAGTTGAACAAGCTGTTGGAACAGTTGGAATGAAGATAAAGACTTTCAAAGATGAAGACACAAAGATATCAATATGGAATCTTGCCGGTCAGCATGAGTTCTATTCTCTTCATGATCTCATGTTTCCGGGGCATGGGAGTGCATCATTTTTCCTGATCATATCCAGTTTATTCAGGAAACCAGGCAACAGGGAACCAAAGACTCCAATGGAGATTGAAGAGGACCTTCAATATTGGCTCAGGTTTATTGTCTCCAACTCGAAAAGAGCTGTCCAGCAATGCATGCTACCAAATGTAGCAGTAGTCCTCACACATTATGACAGAGTCAATCAAACGTCACAGAACTTAAACGCCACGGTGAATTCAATACAAAAATTGAGAGAAAAGTTCAACGGATATGTTGATTTCTATCCAACTGTGTTTACTGTTGATGCAAGATCATCTGCATCAGTCAGTAAACTCACCCATCACATtagaaaaacaagcaagactATTCTCCAGAGAGTTCCTCGGGTTTATCAGCTTTGCAATGATCTTATACAAATTTTATCTGATTGGAGATCAGGGAACTATAACAAGCCAGCTATGAAGTGGAAAGAGTTTGCTGAGCTATGCCAAGTTAAAGTTCCACCTCTGAGGATTCGCTCTCGACATGATAATAAGGAGAAAATTGAAAGGAGGAGGAGAGCTGTTGCTACTTGTCTTCATCATATTGGGGAGGTGATATATTTTGATGAATTGGGCTTCCTAATTTTAGACTGCGAGTGGTTTTGTGGTGAAGTACTCAGTCAACTGATAAAATTAGAGGTTCGAAGGCAAAGCTCAGCAGAGAATGGATTCATCAGCAGGAAAGAGTTGGAGAAGATTCTCAGAGGAAGTCTACAGAGCCAGATTCCAGGAATGGGTTCAAAGGTGTTTGAGAACTTAGAGGCCAATGACCTtgtaaaaatgatgatgaagcTTGAACTATGCTATGAACAAGATCCATCTGATCCAAATTCTCTGCTATTGATTCCCTCAATTCTTGAAGAAGGTAGAGGAAAACCACAGAAATGGCAACTAAGCTCCTCTGATTGCCTTTACGCAGGGCGACATCTTCAGTGTGATGATTCAAGCCATATGTTTCTTACACCGGGCTTCTTTCCACGTTTACAG GTGCACCTTCATAATAGAATCATGGCACTGAAGAACCAGCATGGAGCTACTTATAGCCTTGAGAAATACCTCATTTCTATAACTATCAATGGTATCTATATCAGAATAGAGCTTGGAGGACAGTTGGGTTACTACATTGACATCCTTGCCTGCTCCACCAAGAACCTGACAGAAACACTCAGGCTTATCCAACAGCTCATAGTTCCAGCAATTCAAAGCCTCTGCCATGGTGTAACTTTGATTGAAAATATCATGAGGCCAGAGTGTGCGCAAAACCTGATTCCTCCTAGGTACAGGAAATCCCAATTTGTGCCACTTCAACAACTTAAACAAGCACTACTCTCAGTTCCAGCTGAAAGCATGTACGATTATCAGCACACCTGGGATTCAGTGTCGGATTCGGGCAGATTGATTCTTAGAGCTGGGTTTGATTTAGCTCGAGACCTCCTATCAGATGATGACTTCCGGGAAGTGTTACACCGAAGATATCATGACCTGTACAACCTTGCTGTGGAACTGCAAGTTCCACCAGAAAATAATCCAGATGAAGCAGAGAATTCTTTGTCCAATGCTGTTGAAAGTGACAAAGTTGATCCAACTTTCGGTGGAATAGCCAAGGGGGTGGAAACAGTATTGCAGAGATTAAAGATCATTGAACAAGAAATAAGAGATTTGAAACAGGAGATCCAGGGACTGAGATATTATGAGCACAGGCTTCTCATTGAGCTTCATCGCAAAGTGAACTACCTTGTGAACTTCAATGTTCAAGTAGAAGGGCGGAAAGTACCCAACATGTTGTATTTTGTGACAACAGAAAACTATTCAAGGAGATTGGTAACCAACATTATTTCTGGCATGACTGCTCTTCGGCTGCACATGTTATGTGAATTCAGGAGAGAAATGCATGTTGTTGAAGATCAGGTCGGTTGTGAAGTAATGCACATTGATAACAGGGCTGTAAAGTGCTTAGCTCCATACATGACCAAGTTCATGAAACTGGTAACATTTGCACTCAAAATTGGGGCACATTTAGCAGCTGGGATGGGAAACATGATACCAGATTTAAGCAGGGAAGTCGCCCATCTCGCTGACTCTTCTGTAATGTATGGAGCAGCAGGAGCAGTTGCTGCTGGAGCTGCTGGAACTGCAGCAATGGGACGGATAAATGGAATCCGAAACAGAAACAGGACCGGAGATATTCAGCAAGACCTAAGATCAGCACAACAATGGGTGGTGGACTTTTTAAGGGACAGGAGGTGCTCAACTGGAAAGGATATTGCAGATAAATTTGGGTTATGGAGGGTGAGATATAGGGATGATGGCCATATTGCATGGATCTGCAGAAGGCACATGACCATCAGAGCAAATGAAATCATTGAAGTACCTATTTAG
- the LOC18593378 gene encoding uncharacterized protein LOC18593378, producing the protein MDSPQSVVSPFKSSAVAEPETQKSDFFTRNSGGLLNGSDVNRREAVVSNQENFIGVLEVYVHQARDIQNICIYQKQDVYAKLCLTSDPESTVSTKIINGGGRNPVFNENLRLNVRTVDSSLKIEIFMMSRVRNYLEDQLLGFALVPLSEVLLKNGKLEKVFSLSSTDLFHSPAGFVQLSLAYAGSSPEVIAIPAMPTDLVADATVKDSETSECELEKIEFPDPKIVNENQMMVSEYFGISCSNLDSESSESLVTSDAENQPSSDMGVHVVESFSTATVNSIQVPKLDSPPSSVSTNGVSSPSAAASSESSDGPTASKTSPQEHNSAPKEKTADVGDGESDSSGAQSDSIAKPVVSVNIEPEQKMVQQDIVDMYMKSMQQFTESLAKMKLPLDIDSGPTKSENSSTTDQKIQASKNSSSRVFYGSRAFF; encoded by the coding sequence ATGGATTCCCCACAGTCAGTTGTTTCACCATTCAAGAGCTCTGCTGTAGCTGAGCCTGAGACGCAGAAATCCGACTTCTTCACTAGGAACTCCGGTGGCTTATTGAATGGGTCTGATGTTAACAGAAGGGAAGCTGTTGTGTCCAACCAAGAGAACTTCATTGGTGTTCTTGAGGTTTATGTCCATCAGGCAAGAGACATCCAAAACATCTGCATTTACCAAAAGCAGGATGTCTATGCTAAGCTTTGCCTCACTAGTGATCCTGAAAGCACAGTTTCCACCAAGATCATCAATGGTGGTGGGAGGAATCCAGTGTTCAATGAAAATCTTCGCCTCAATGTTCGAACTGTTGACTCCTCTCTCAAGATTGAGATATTCATGATGAGTAGAGTGAGGAATTATCTTGAAGACCAGTTGTTGGGGTTTGCGTTGGTGCCGCTGTCTGAAGTACTCCTCAAGAATGGGAAATTAGAGAAAgtattctctctttcttcaacTGATCTGTTCCATTCACCTGCTGGTTTTGTCCAATTGTCTCTCGCATATGCTGGATCCTCTCCCGAAGTAATTGCTATTCCTGCAATGCCTACAGATTTGGTTGCTGATGCAACTGTGAAGGATTCAGAAACAAGTGAGTGCGAGTTAGAAAAGATCGAGTTTCCGGATCCAAAAATTGTGAACGAGAACCAGATGATGGTTTCTGAGTATTTTGGGATCTCATGTTCCAATTTGGACTCTGAAAGTTCCGAAAGTTTGGTCACCTCGGATGCTGAAAATCAACCTAGTTCAGACATGGGTGTTCATGTAGTGGAAAGCTTCTCAACTGCTACTGTCAATTCCATCCAAGTTCCCAAGCTTGATTCTCCTCCAAGCAGTGTGTCAACTAATGGGGTATCATCTCCATCAGCTGCTGCAAGCTCTGAGTCCTCTGATGGTCCAACTGCTTCCAAAACCTCTCCTCAGGAACACAATTCAGCCCCGAAAGAGAAAACTGCAGATGTCGGAGATGGTGAGAGTGATTCTTCTGGGGCACAAAGTGATTCCATTGCAAAACCTGTTGTTTCTGTCAACATTGAGCCCGAGCAGAAGATGGTGCAGCAGGATATCGTGGACATGTACATGAAAAGCATGCAGCAATTTACCGAGTCATTGGCTAAGATGAAACTCCCTCTCGACATCGACAGTGGACCAACCAAATCAGAGAATTCAAGTACTACTGATCAGAAAATACAGGCATCGAAAAACAGCAGCTCTCGGGTGTTCTATGGAAGCAGGGCTTTTTTCTAA